From Xiphophorus couchianus chromosome 4, X_couchianus-1.0, whole genome shotgun sequence, a single genomic window includes:
- the fshb gene encoding follitropin subunit beta has translation MQLVVFVVVLALGKGCFSCNLKNVSISMERCGQKVCIHTTICEGLCYSQDPVFESPEEAPEHKICKGDWSYEVKNIEGCPGSITYPVATKCNCSTCNTEDTYCGRFYGHIPSC, from the exons ATGCAGTTGGTTGTCTTTGTGGTGGTGCTAGCCCTGGGGAAGGGATGCTTCAGCTGCAACCTGAAAAACGTCAGCATCTCCATGGAGAGATGCGGTCAGAAGGTGTGCATCCACACCACAATCTGTGAAGGGCTGTGTTACTCCCAG GACCCTGTCTTTGAAAGCCCTGAAGAGGCACCTGAGCATAAGATCTGCAAAGGGGACTGGTCCTACGAGGTGAAAAACATCGAGGGGTGTCCGGGAAGCATCACTTACCCAGTGGCTACAAAATGCAACTGTTCCACATGCAACACAGAGGACACATACTGCGGCCGCTTTTATGGCCACATACCCAGCTGTTAA